A stretch of the bacterium SCSIO 12827 genome encodes the following:
- a CDS encoding outer membrane beta-barrel protein, with protein sequence MTVYQLRKTLAAGAMALAAFVVTGTAQAQSSGPYVSGALGGTQPSDWDITGGTVNTKQESDPGFAGAIALGTTFSDNWRAEGELSYSNANVDSFSGTNGSGETSMFGLMFNGLYDFKTNSRWTPYIGAGIGAAVIKASDLSPVGGSRISKSDQVFAYQGIAGVSYKIDDQLGLFTEYRYVGTADRDLRTDSGIEVESDSGEHRIMVGLRWSFGAPKPMPKAEPQPIPVQAPAPEPKPVAKPAPEAPRNYLVFFDWDKTDLTADAQAIIKAAAANAKTMTVTRIETTGHADRSGTDAYNLRLSKRRAEAVMGELARLGIPAREIVVRWKGEREPLVQTPDGAREPQNRRVEIILSK encoded by the coding sequence ATGACCGTGTACCAGCTCAGGAAAACTCTCGCCGCCGGCGCCATGGCGCTCGCGGCCTTTGTCGTAACCGGAACCGCTCAGGCGCAGTCGTCCGGGCCGTATGTCTCTGGCGCGCTCGGGGGGACCCAGCCAAGCGACTGGGACATCACCGGCGGCACGGTCAACACGAAGCAGGAATCCGATCCGGGCTTCGCCGGCGCCATTGCGCTGGGCACGACGTTTTCCGACAACTGGCGGGCCGAGGGTGAGCTGTCCTACAGCAACGCCAACGTGGATTCGTTCTCCGGCACCAATGGGTCGGGCGAAACCTCGATGTTTGGTCTGATGTTCAACGGCTTGTACGACTTCAAAACGAATTCCCGATGGACGCCTTATATCGGCGCAGGTATCGGTGCCGCGGTGATCAAGGCCAGCGATCTGTCGCCGGTCGGCGGCTCGCGCATCTCGAAAAGCGATCAGGTGTTCGCCTACCAGGGCATCGCCGGTGTGAGCTATAAGATCGACGATCAACTGGGCCTGTTCACGGAATATCGCTATGTCGGCACTGCGGACCGCGACCTGCGGACCGATTCCGGCATTGAGGTGGAGTCGGATTCGGGCGAACACCGCATCATGGTCGGCCTGCGCTGGTCCTTCGGCGCGCCGAAGCCCATGCCGAAGGCCGAACCTCAGCCGATTCCCGTTCAGGCCCCCGCGCCGGAACCGAAGCCCGTGGCCAAGCCGGCGCCGGAAGCACCGCGCAATTACCTGGTGTTCTTTGACTGGGACAAGACGGATCTGACCGCCGACGCCCAGGCGATCATCAAGGCCGCCGCCGCCAACGCCAAGACCATGACGGTGACCCGTATCGAAACCACGGGGCACGCGGATAGGTCGGGCACGGATGCCTATAACCTGCGCCTGTCCAAGCGTCGGGCCGAAGCGGTGATGGGTGAACTGGCCCGTCTGGGCATTCCCGCGCGCGAGATCGTCGTGCGCTGGAAAGGCGAGCGCGAACCCCTGGTGCAGACGCCGGATGGTGCGCGCGAGCCGCAGAACCGGCGCGTCGAGATCATTCTCAGCAAATAA
- the map gene encoding type I methionyl aminopeptidase has product MKEIVKTVPSRDGRQIKIHGPEGFAGMRAAGRLAAETLDMITFHVQPGVTTERLDELCHQFIADHGAIAAPLNYRGFPKSICTSVNHVVCHGIPGPKVLEDGDCINIDVTTIVDGWHGDTSRMFHVGKPKVKAEKLVDTTFEAMWEGINMVRPGARLGDTGQAIQNYAEARRYSVVRDFCGHGLGKVFHDAPNIMHFGRAGDGDVLHEGMFFTIEPMINAGKFDVKILADGWTAVTKDRSLSAQFEHSIGVTADGFEVFTLSPNGLDRPPYKV; this is encoded by the coding sequence ATGAAAGAGATCGTCAAAACCGTGCCGTCCCGTGACGGTCGTCAGATCAAGATCCACGGGCCCGAGGGCTTCGCGGGTATGCGCGCGGCCGGCCGTCTCGCGGCGGAAACGCTCGATATGATCACGTTCCATGTTCAACCGGGCGTGACGACGGAGCGCCTGGACGAGCTTTGCCACCAGTTCATCGCCGATCACGGCGCCATCGCGGCCCCGCTGAATTATCGCGGTTTCCCGAAATCCATCTGCACCTCGGTCAACCATGTGGTCTGCCACGGCATTCCCGGGCCCAAAGTGCTGGAGGACGGCGACTGCATCAACATCGACGTCACCACCATCGTCGACGGCTGGCACGGCGACACGTCGCGCATGTTCCATGTCGGCAAGCCCAAGGTGAAGGCGGAAAAGCTGGTCGACACCACCTTCGAGGCCATGTGGGAAGGCATCAACATGGTGCGCCCGGGGGCCCGCCTGGGCGACACCGGCCAGGCGATCCAGAATTATGCCGAGGCCCGGCGTTATTCCGTGGTCCGCGATTTCTGCGGCCACGGCCTGGGCAAGGTGTTCCACGACGCGCCCAACATCATGCATTTCGGCCGCGCCGGCGACGGCGACGTCCTGCATGAAGGCATGTTCTTCACCATCGAGCCGATGATCAACGCCGGCAAGTTCGACGTGAAAATCCTGGCCGACGGCTGGACCGCCGTGACCAAGGACCGGTCGCTCTCGGCCCAGTTCGAACATTCCATCGGCGTGACGGCGGACGGGTTCGAGGTTTTCACCCTGTCGCCCAACGGCCTGGACCGGCCGCCCTACAAGGTCTGA
- a CDS encoding class I SAM-dependent methyltransferase produces the protein MSDAPHHLKFKAPSTWITRFAPLAPKGGSSGGMVLDLAAGGGRHARHFLGRGHPVTAVDKDVSALADLARDERAEVIAIDLEDGKPWPFPPCAFAAIVVSNYLFRPHFEGLIASLEPGGVLLYETFARGNEAFGRPRNPDHLLTSGELLDLVRDRLQVVAYEHGETDEAPPGVKQRICAVNDLGLSARDDGEPAPHPLALG, from the coding sequence ATGTCCGACGCCCCCCACCACCTGAAATTCAAGGCCCCTTCGACCTGGATTACGCGGTTCGCCCCCTTAGCGCCCAAGGGCGGCTCTTCGGGCGGGATGGTGCTTGATCTTGCTGCGGGGGGTGGGCGGCACGCCCGCCATTTTCTGGGTCGGGGCCATCCGGTGACGGCCGTGGACAAGGACGTCTCGGCCCTGGCCGACCTAGCCCGCGATGAGCGCGCCGAGGTCATCGCCATCGACTTGGAAGACGGCAAGCCCTGGCCTTTTCCACCCTGTGCCTTCGCCGCGATCGTGGTCAGCAACTATCTGTTCCGCCCGCACTTCGAAGGCCTGATCGCGTCGCTCGAGCCGGGCGGGGTACTGCTATATGAGACCTTTGCCCGCGGCAATGAGGCCTTCGGGCGGCCGCGCAACCCGGATCACCTGCTGACATCGGGCGAATTACTGGACCTTGTCCGGGACCGGTTGCAGGTCGTCGCCTATGAACACGGAGAGACGGACGAAGCGCCCCCCGGCGTGAAACAGCGCATCTGCGCGGTCAACGATCTGGGCCTATCGGCCCGCGACGATGGCGAACCCGCGCCCCATCCCCTGGCTCTTGGCTGA
- a CDS encoding ion transporter, whose protein sequence is MIVTIRRRIYYLIEASHPDHPGSRVFDIAMVTLIVANVLAVILETVPGLDVAHGQLFLMFDRVSVAVFTVEYLARLWVAVEHPPVARHGAFLGRLRFAMGPYLLIDLLAIAPFYLSLFIPAADLRVLRVFRLLRMLKLARYSPGLNTLMRVLAEEGRALGAALIVMLGLLVVCSTIVFHLEHAVQPDKFASIPHAMWWGLATLTTVGYGDVVPITVLGKIVGGAMMIFGLGMFAIPIGIIASAFSRDIHQRDFVISFGMVSGVPAFSHLGPVQIEQIVRRLQSRRLPAGSTVFTKGDPANAMYFILSGTVRVHLPGRTIDMGAGEFFGEMALYRDTPRLVRVHCLTDCRLLRLAKDDFNRLSEDDADFRHKIETVVRERRMEQETEIAKDPRA, encoded by the coding sequence ATGATTGTGACCATTCGGCGCCGGATCTATTACCTGATCGAGGCCAGCCACCCGGATCACCCCGGGTCGCGGGTGTTCGATATCGCCATGGTCACCTTAATCGTCGCCAACGTGCTGGCGGTGATTCTGGAGACGGTGCCCGGTCTGGACGTCGCACATGGCCAGTTGTTTCTCATGTTCGACCGTGTCTCCGTCGCCGTGTTCACGGTTGAATATCTGGCTCGGCTGTGGGTCGCCGTCGAACATCCGCCGGTTGCCCGCCACGGCGCCTTTCTCGGCCGCCTGCGCTTCGCCATGGGCCCTTACCTGCTGATCGATCTGCTGGCGATTGCGCCCTTCTACCTGTCGCTGTTCATTCCCGCGGCGGACCTGCGCGTGCTCCGGGTTTTCCGCCTGCTCCGCATGCTGAAGCTGGCGCGCTATTCACCGGGCCTGAATACCTTGATGCGCGTCCTGGCCGAGGAAGGGCGGGCCCTGGGGGCCGCCTTGATCGTCATGCTGGGGCTACTGGTGGTCTGTTCGACCATCGTCTTTCACCTGGAACACGCGGTCCAGCCGGACAAATTCGCCTCGATCCCCCATGCCATGTGGTGGGGCTTGGCGACCTTGACCACGGTCGGCTACGGCGATGTCGTGCCGATCACGGTGCTGGGCAAAATTGTCGGCGGGGCCATGATGATCTTCGGGCTCGGCATGTTCGCCATTCCCATCGGCATCATCGCCTCCGCCTTTTCCCGCGACATCCACCAGCGCGATTTCGTCATCTCGTTCGGCATGGTGTCGGGCGTCCCGGCGTTTTCCCACCTGGGCCCGGTGCAGATCGAACAGATCGTCCGCCGGCTGCAATCCCGCCGCCTGCCGGCGGGCAGCACCGTGTTCACCAAGGGTGATCCGGCGAATGCCATGTATTTCATCCTGAGCGGCACCGTGCGCGTCCACCTGCCGGGCCGCACCATCGACATGGGCGCCGGTGAATTCTTCGGCGAAATGGCGCTGTACCGCGACACGCCCCGGCTGGTCCGCGTCCATTGCCTGACCGATTGCAGGCTGTTGCGCTTGGCCAAGGATGATTTCAACAGGCTGTCCGAGGACGACGCCGACTTCCGCCATAAGATCGAGACGGTGGTCAGGGAACGCCGGATGGAGCAGGAAACCGAGATCGCGAAAGACCCCCGCGCCTAG
- a CDS encoding LysR family transcriptional regulator, giving the protein MRLNLRQIEAFRAVFQTGSMTAAGGLMGITQPAVSRLIRDLEAEIGLPLFERAAGRVIATPDAVALFREVERSFHGLDRVARAAAELRQRRQGELRIAASVAPSFFCLPPVIRAFHVAWPGVALSLKTGSSPEVLDLVAMQQCDLGVAVVPADSPGVVTRTLPVHEAVCVLPQDHALAHKDAVTAQDLDGVPLLVLSDYSRLQQQFLACLDAAGIIPNVVFESSFSASLCPLIADGVGVGVLDPLTAQAHAGRGVVLRPFRPAVTYELKAMFPTARPLGERAAAFTDLLHRHLEDFGTGESTTNAIN; this is encoded by the coding sequence ATGCGCCTCAATCTGCGTCAGATTGAAGCCTTTCGCGCCGTGTTCCAGACCGGCAGCATGACCGCCGCCGGTGGTCTGATGGGCATCACCCAGCCGGCGGTCAGCCGCCTGATCCGGGACCTGGAGGCGGAAATCGGCTTGCCCCTGTTCGAGCGCGCGGCCGGGAGGGTGATCGCGACTCCCGACGCCGTGGCTCTGTTCCGTGAGGTTGAGCGCAGCTTCCACGGCCTGGACCGTGTCGCCCGCGCGGCGGCGGAACTGCGCCAGCGCCGTCAGGGGGAATTGCGCATCGCCGCTTCGGTGGCACCGTCGTTCTTTTGCCTGCCGCCGGTGATCCGCGCCTTTCACGTAGCCTGGCCGGGGGTGGCGCTGTCGCTCAAGACCGGCTCCTCGCCCGAGGTTCTGGACCTGGTTGCCATGCAGCAATGTGATTTGGGCGTCGCCGTGGTGCCGGCCGACTCTCCAGGCGTCGTGACCCGTACCCTGCCGGTGCACGAGGCGGTCTGCGTCTTGCCACAGGATCACGCGCTTGCTCATAAAGATGCCGTCACGGCACAGGATCTGGACGGGGTTCCGCTGCTGGTGCTGTCCGACTACAGCCGCCTGCAGCAGCAGTTTCTGGCTTGCCTGGACGCGGCGGGCATCATCCCGAACGTGGTGTTCGAATCCTCGTTCTCAGCTTCGCTCTGCCCATTGATCGCCGACGGCGTCGGCGTCGGCGTGCTCGACCCCCTGACGGCGCAGGCCCATGCGGGCCGGGGTGTGGTGCTGCGCCCGTTCCGCCCGGCGGTAACCTATGAATTGAAGGCAATGTTCCCGACGGCCCGGCCGCTGGGGGAACGTGCCGCGGCATTTACGGACCTGCTGCACCGTCATTTGGAAGATTTCGGAACTGGTGAATCCACAACCAATGCAATTAATTAG
- the grxC gene encoding glutaredoxin 3 yields MTKKIEIYTSPFCPYCHAAKRLLTDKGVAFEEIDVMMAPAKRKEMSSRAGGATSVPQVFVDGDHIGDCDGIHALDAKGALDVILGLG; encoded by the coding sequence GTGACAAAGAAAATCGAAATCTATACCAGCCCCTTCTGCCCCTATTGCCATGCGGCCAAACGCCTGCTGACGGACAAGGGCGTGGCGTTTGAGGAAATCGACGTGATGATGGCACCGGCCAAGCGCAAGGAAATGTCGTCGCGGGCGGGCGGCGCGACCTCGGTTCCGCAGGTGTTCGTCGACGGCGACCATATCGGCGATTGCGACGGCATCCATGCGCTCGACGCCAAGGGTGCCCTGGACGTCATCCTGGGCCTTGGGTAG
- the sfsA gene encoding DNA/RNA nuclease SfsA: MKFHAPLVKGTLVKRYKRFMADVTLKDGTVVTAHCANSGSMLSVNEPGAEVWISPAANPDRKLKWTWELIRIGETLVGINTALPNAIVAEAIEAEKVPELTGYKTLRREVKYGQNSRIDILLEDPKKGLCYVEIKNVTMRRNLDDGPLEFPDGVTSRGAKHLVELADMVSQGHRAVMLYLVQREDGNRFEIAGDIDPAYADGLEEARMKGIEVLCYRCAVTPEDISLSDPVPVTP, encoded by the coding sequence ATGAAGTTTCACGCTCCCCTCGTCAAAGGCACCCTGGTCAAGCGCTACAAGCGCTTCATGGCCGACGTGACCCTGAAAGACGGCACCGTCGTCACCGCCCATTGCGCCAATTCGGGATCGATGCTGTCGGTCAACGAGCCGGGGGCGGAAGTCTGGATCAGCCCGGCCGCCAACCCGGACCGCAAGCTGAAATGGACCTGGGAACTGATCCGCATCGGCGAGACACTGGTCGGCATCAACACGGCCCTGCCCAACGCCATCGTCGCCGAAGCCATCGAGGCCGAAAAAGTGCCTGAACTAACCGGCTACAAAACCCTGCGTCGCGAGGTCAAATACGGCCAGAATTCCCGCATCGACATCCTGCTGGAAGACCCCAAGAAGGGCTTGTGCTACGTCGAGATCAAGAACGTCACCATGCGCCGAAACCTGGATGACGGGCCGCTGGAATTTCCCGACGGCGTGACCTCACGCGGTGCCAAGCACCTGGTCGAACTGGCCGACATGGTCTCCCAGGGCCATCGCGCGGTGATGCTTTATCTGGTTCAGCGCGAGGACGGCAACCGCTTCGAGATCGCCGGCGACATCGACCCGGCCTATGCGGACGGCCTGGAAGAGGCGCGCATGAAGGGGATCGAGGTTCTGTGTTACCGCTGCGCCGTCACGCCCGAAGACATTTCGTTGAGCGACCCCGTGCCGGTCACGCCTTAA
- a CDS encoding methyltransferase domain-containing protein: MTETIHVFNRTKVRHHRDRAAPLLDAHGFLFEETADRLADRLDDITHRFPLALDLGCHGGDMGGQVFGPRTMGRGGIETLIQADLSPAMAGRANASGRPTIAADEEFLPFADATFDAVLSNLSLHWVNDLPGALLQIRKALKPDGLFLASMLGGGTLAELRDCLAEAEIEICGGLSPRVSPFADVRDLGGLLQRAGFSLPVVDADQVTVSYETPMKLLYDLRAMGESNAVAEAKSGLARRDVLARAMAMYEERHRDTDGRFPATFRILTLTAWAPAPTQQQPRPPGSAKTRLAEALGTQEFSLGEKAQPKD; the protein is encoded by the coding sequence ATGACCGAAACGATCCATGTGTTCAATCGCACCAAGGTGCGCCATCACCGCGACCGCGCGGCACCCCTGCTCGACGCCCACGGCTTCCTGTTCGAAGAAACGGCCGACCGTCTGGCTGACCGGCTCGACGACATCACCCACCGCTTTCCGCTGGCCCTCGACCTGGGCTGCCACGGCGGCGACATGGGCGGACAGGTGTTCGGCCCCCGCACCATGGGGCGCGGCGGGATCGAGACCCTGATCCAGGCCGATCTGTCGCCTGCCATGGCGGGCCGCGCCAATGCGTCCGGCAGGCCGACCATCGCGGCGGACGAAGAATTCCTGCCCTTCGCCGATGCCACCTTCGATGCCGTGCTGTCCAACCTGTCGCTGCATTGGGTCAACGACCTGCCGGGGGCGTTGCTGCAGATCAGAAAGGCGCTCAAGCCCGACGGCCTGTTCCTGGCGTCCATGCTGGGCGGCGGCACGCTGGCCGAACTGCGCGACTGCCTGGCCGAGGCCGAGATCGAAATCTGCGGCGGCCTGAGCCCCCGGGTGTCGCCCTTCGCCGACGTCCGCGACCTGGGCGGGTTATTGCAGCGCGCGGGCTTTTCCCTGCCCGTGGTCGACGCCGATCAGGTCACCGTCAGCTACGAAACCCCCATGAAGTTGCTCTACGATCTGCGCGCCATGGGCGAAAGCAACGCCGTCGCCGAGGCCAAGTCCGGCCTGGCCCGGCGTGACGTTTTGGCCCGCGCCATGGCGATGTACGAGGAGCGCCACCGCGACACCGACGGCCGCTTCCCCGCGACCTTCCGGATTTTGACCCTGACCGCCTGGGCCCCGGCGCCGACCCAACAGCAACCCCGGCCCCCCGGCAGCGCCAAGACACGGCTGGCCGAAGCCCTGGGCACCCAGGAATTCAGCCTGGGCGAGAAGGCCCAGCCCAAGGATTGA
- a CDS encoding DUF1178 family protein has translation MIRYRLICSQDHEFDAWFRDGAGYERQVKRQQVTCPHCGDVDVTKAIMAPGIAKSSDTDKFAEAKAHEVARRILTAVGKLRDNVEQEFDYVGDQFADEARAIHYGDADERGIYGEASDDDAAELEEEGIEFFRLPVRPQRRDN, from the coding sequence ATGATCCGCTATCGACTGATTTGCAGCCAGGACCACGAATTCGATGCTTGGTTCCGTGACGGCGCCGGTTACGAGCGCCAGGTCAAACGCCAGCAGGTGACCTGCCCCCATTGCGGCGACGTCGATGTGACCAAGGCGATCATGGCGCCGGGCATCGCCAAGTCATCCGATACGGATAAATTCGCCGAAGCCAAGGCGCACGAGGTCGCGCGGCGTATCCTGACCGCGGTCGGCAAGCTGCGCGACAACGTCGAACAGGAATTCGACTACGTCGGTGATCAGTTCGCCGACGAAGCCCGCGCCATTCATTACGGCGATGCCGACGAACGCGGTATCTATGGCGAGGCGTCGGACGATGACGCCGCCGAGCTGGAGGAGGAAGGCATCGAATTCTTCCGCCTGCCGGTCCGCCCCCAGCGCCGCGACAACTGA
- the radC gene encoding DNA repair protein RadC, protein MIRGGAVATGDDEQPDAAPDAAKTPHFHGHRQRLKDRFLKTGGDQLPDYELLELLLFQALPRRDVKPLAKDLLDRFGSFAGVVTAEASLIHQVPGAGDAVVVALKTVAAAAERLARDELASAPVLSNWDKLLKYCRTAMSREGREQFRVLYLNRKNALIKDEVQWRGTIDHTPLYPREVVKRALELQAAALIMVHNHPSGDPTPSQADIDMTRQVADAAQSMGIVLHDHLIIAKSGHTSFRDMGYL, encoded by the coding sequence CTGATCCGGGGCGGGGCGGTGGCGACGGGCGACGACGAACAGCCTGACGCGGCCCCCGACGCGGCCAAGACCCCGCATTTCCACGGCCATCGCCAACGCCTGAAGGACCGGTTTCTCAAAACCGGGGGCGACCAACTGCCCGATTACGAACTGCTGGAACTGCTGCTGTTTCAGGCCCTGCCCCGACGCGACGTCAAGCCCTTGGCCAAGGACCTGCTGGACCGTTTCGGATCGTTCGCCGGGGTGGTGACGGCCGAAGCATCGCTGATCCACCAGGTGCCGGGGGCCGGCGACGCGGTTGTCGTTGCGCTGAAAACCGTGGCGGCGGCGGCCGAACGCCTGGCCCGCGACGAACTGGCCTCGGCACCGGTCCTAAGCAACTGGGACAAGCTTCTGAAATACTGCCGCACGGCCATGAGCCGCGAAGGCCGTGAACAATTCCGGGTTCTCTACCTCAACCGCAAGAACGCATTGATCAAGGACGAGGTGCAATGGCGCGGCACCATCGACCACACGCCGCTGTACCCGCGCGAGGTCGTCAAGCGGGCGCTGGAACTGCAGGCCGCCGCCCTGATCATGGTTCACAATCATCCGTCCGGCGACCCGACGCCGTCCCAGGCCGACATCGACATGACCCGCCAGGTCGCAGACGCCGCGCAAAGCATGGGCATCGTCCTGCACGACCATTTGATCATCGCCAAGTCGGGACATACCTCGTTCCGCGACATGGGCTATCTTTGA
- a CDS encoding TauD/TfdA family dioxygenase has protein sequence MAVTVKQLNPSFVGEVQDIDLSQPISDDTFAEIQAAIDANAVLIFHGPTLDEDAQAAFAERFGPLYADNRLLKTGLKDRIGPKLVDISNLNENNETMDRGDRRRMFGLANQLWHTDASFKKVTAKYSLLHAHTVVPEGGETQFADMRAAYDALPQKMKDRIEGMVAEHCIATSRAQLGFTEFSDAERAALPPVQHDLVRVHPATGRKALYLASHASHIVGMPLPEGRMLIRDLMEHATQPQFVHTHTWRVGDLVIWDNRCTMHRARPYDLDAYRRDMRRATVMDPDYMENAAQKTA, from the coding sequence ATGGCCGTCACCGTTAAACAGTTGAATCCCTCCTTCGTGGGCGAGGTTCAGGACATCGACCTGTCCCAGCCCATCAGCGACGACACCTTCGCCGAAATCCAGGCCGCCATCGACGCCAACGCCGTGCTGATCTTCCACGGGCCGACCCTGGACGAGGATGCGCAGGCCGCCTTCGCCGAACGGTTCGGGCCGCTTTACGCCGATAACCGGCTGCTCAAAACCGGGCTCAAGGACCGCATCGGGCCCAAGCTGGTCGATATCTCGAACCTGAACGAAAACAACGAGACAATGGACCGTGGCGACCGCCGGCGCATGTTCGGGCTGGCCAATCAGCTGTGGCACACGGATGCGTCCTTCAAGAAGGTGACGGCGAAATATTCGCTGCTGCATGCCCATACGGTGGTGCCCGAGGGCGGCGAGACCCAGTTCGCCGACATGCGCGCCGCCTATGATGCCCTGCCACAAAAGATGAAGGACCGGATCGAGGGCATGGTGGCCGAGCACTGCATCGCCACCTCGCGCGCCCAATTGGGCTTCACCGAATTTTCCGACGCGGAACGCGCCGCCCTGCCGCCGGTTCAGCACGATCTGGTCCGCGTCCACCCCGCGACCGGGCGCAAGGCGCTTTATCTCGCGTCCCATGCCTCGCACATCGTCGGCATGCCCTTGCCCGAGGGACGTATGCTGATCCGCGACCTGATGGAACACGCGACCCAGCCGCAGTTCGTCCATACCCATACCTGGCGGGTCGGCGATCTGGTGATCTGGGACAACCGCTGCACCATGCACCGGGCCCGCCCTTACGATCTGGATGCCTACCGCCGCGACATGCGCCGCGCCACGGTCATGGACCCGGATTATATGGAAAACGCCGCCCAGAAGACCGCGTAA
- a CDS encoding carbon-nitrogen hydrolase family protein, which produces MTTTFTAALVQTNSGNDPAANGDMIVARIKEAAGMGADFVTFPEVVTLVETGAKNVAPKVTSFDADPNLPRFRDAAREAGVWVLIGSMVVEHETLDRKFANRSVLISDTGDIVATYDKIHMFDVDLENGESYRESKSYEPGTRAVVADTPWGKLGMTICYDIRFPHLHRSLAQAGAVMIAIPASFTRPTGRAHWHVLMRARAIETGCFVFAPAQTGEHMDGRKTYGHSLVVDPWGEVIADGGEDTGIVLAEIDLSAVDKARAKVPSLAHDRPFDGGGTPN; this is translated from the coding sequence ATGACCACGACCTTCACTGCCGCCCTGGTGCAGACCAATTCGGGCAACGACCCCGCCGCCAACGGCGACATGATCGTCGCCCGCATCAAGGAAGCCGCCGGCATGGGGGCGGACTTCGTGACGTTTCCCGAGGTCGTTACCCTGGTCGAAACGGGGGCTAAGAACGTTGCCCCCAAGGTCACGTCTTTTGACGCCGACCCCAACTTGCCCCGGTTCCGGGATGCCGCCCGTGAAGCCGGCGTATGGGTGCTGATCGGCTCCATGGTGGTCGAACACGAAACCTTGGACCGCAAGTTCGCCAATCGTTCGGTATTGATCTCCGACACGGGTGACATCGTCGCGACCTACGACAAGATCCATATGTTCGACGTCGACCTGGAAAACGGCGAAAGCTACCGGGAAAGCAAGAGTTACGAGCCCGGCACCCGCGCCGTCGTCGCCGATACGCCCTGGGGCAAGCTGGGCATGACCATCTGCTACGACATCCGCTTTCCGCACCTTCACCGCAGCCTGGCCCAGGCGGGGGCGGTGATGATCGCCATTCCGGCGTCCTTCACCCGGCCCACGGGGCGGGCGCACTGGCATGTGTTGATGCGCGCCCGGGCGATCGAAACGGGGTGCTTCGTGTTCGCCCCGGCGCAAACCGGCGAACACATGGACGGGCGCAAGACCTATGGCCATTCCCTGGTGGTCGACCCCTGGGGCGAGGTCATCGCCGACGGCGGCGAGGACACGGGCATCGTGTTGGCAGAGATCGACCTGTCGGCGGTCGACAAGGCGCGGGCCAAAGTGCCGTCCCTGGCCCATGACCGACCGTTCGACGGCGGCGGCACGCCCAACTGA
- a CDS encoding ComF family protein: MTHRSPGINGALDGTGSDGGGALAAGLRSAGRRLLDVILPPHCLACGGMVDEPGSLCPPCWDAVTFLGLPACACCGIPFEYDAGEEALCAACIRRPPVYERARAVLVYDDASRGMILGFKHGDRTEAAPAFGRWLARAGAELLTEADIIAPVPLHWTRFWRRRYNQSALLAQALARGALTGGRHLPVIPDLLVRRRRTPSQGGLGASARARNVRGAFRLKPKFQVRLRGARVLLVDDVFTTGATVEACARVLLRAGAGAVDVLTLARVARPRAE; encoded by the coding sequence ATGACACATCGTTCGCCCGGCATAAACGGCGCCTTGGACGGCACCGGATCGGACGGCGGCGGCGCGCTCGCCGCCGGGCTGAGGTCGGCCGGCCGGCGGTTGCTGGACGTCATCTTGCCGCCCCATTGCCTGGCCTGCGGCGGAATGGTGGATGAGCCTGGCAGCCTGTGTCCGCCTTGCTGGGACGCGGTGACGTTCCTGGGGCTACCCGCCTGTGCGTGCTGCGGCATACCCTTTGAATATGATGCCGGGGAGGAGGCGCTGTGCGCCGCCTGCATCCGCCGCCCGCCAGTCTATGAGCGTGCCCGCGCGGTTCTGGTCTATGACGACGCCAGCCGCGGCATGATCCTGGGGTTCAAGCACGGCGACCGCACCGAGGCCGCCCCCGCTTTCGGGCGCTGGCTGGCCCGTGCCGGGGCGGAATTGCTCACCGAGGCCGACATCATCGCCCCCGTGCCCCTGCATTGGACGCGGTTCTGGCGGCGGCGCTACAACCAGTCGGCCCTGCTGGCCCAGGCCTTGGCCCGTGGGGCGTTGACCGGTGGCCGGCATCTGCCGGTGATACCGGATTTATTGGTTCGCCGCCGCCGCACGCCGTCCCAGGGTGGTTTGGGGGCGTCGGCGCGGGCGCGTAACGTGCGCGGCGCTTTCCGCCTGAAACCCAAGTTCCAGGTAAGGCTGCGGGGCGCGCGGGTGCTGTTGGTGGATGACGTATTCACCACGGGGGCGACGGTCGAGGCCTGTGCCCGGGTTCTGTTGCGCGCGGGTGCGGGGGCGGTCGACGTGCTGACCCTGGCCCGGGTTGCGCGACCGCGCGCGGAATAG